The window GGCTGCATCATCCTGCTGATCTTTGAAAGAAAATCGATTGCGTTGTTATCAGTCAGGTTGCCAATGCTCGATCCTAGCCACAGGATGCACTTCGGAACATCTGTTTTTTGCAGAAAGTGTATGCCATCCTCATACCTACCTCCGATTGCCGTAATCTGAAGGTTTGGATACTGTTCAATCAGCCTGCGCATACTTTGAGCCATATATTGTATGGAAATATCTATGGGCGTGTATTGCACCCTGTTCTGCCGTTGAAAAAGTGCCTCGAAAAAAAGTTTGATTTTGACAGGATTTCCGTTGCCTAATTCCGTGATAATGGCTTCTTCTGGAATCTCGGCGATAATATTTCCCATGTTGTCTTCAAGAACTGCAAGCTCTGTCCTTGTGAGGTAATATTCAGGCAACTCACAAATCTTATCAAACAGCAGGGAACCTTCATAATTATAGAAACAGCCGCTACACAACGACTTATGAAGAGATGAGAATCCTTTCTTTACCTGTTTTTTTAGATCGTCATGGGGTGCGAATTCTTCCAAGCTGAAAAAATTAAGTTGGTCCTCTTTGAGATATTCCTTCATATTCTTCATAGTTGTCGCGACCTCCTTGATACGTTATAGTTGTTTTTTTATAGAAAATATACGAAACAAGCACGAAGAGCTTTGTTTGTCAAGTGATTGATAAAAATAAGGTGAAAGGGAGCATTTCTTGGAAGAGCAACAGGTTGAGTATCGAAAAGGCATCTGCGGCATCTGTCCTGCGGGATGCTGGGTGAAAGTCGGACGGCAGAACGGCAAAATCGTCAGCATGCAGGCGGATGAATCCCATCCTCTGGGCATGATCTGCAAAAAAGGAGAGCATGCTGCCGAGATTGTCTACTCGGAACATCGGCTGAAATACCCTCTACGCCGGACCGGACCTAAGGGTACATATAACTTTGAGCGTATCTCCTGGGATGAAGCCTATTCTCATATTGTTGAGCAGCTCCAGCGGATCAAGGAAGAATCAGGGCCGGAAGCTGTCTCAATCTATACCGGACGCGGTGCCTTTGAACTGTCGCTTTGCGACATGTACCAGCCCAGGGAT is drawn from Candidatus Electrothrix aestuarii and contains these coding sequences:
- the egtD gene encoding L-histidine N(alpha)-methyltransferase; this translates as MKNMKEYLKEDQLNFFSLEEFAPHDDLKKQVKKGFSSLHKSLCSGCFYNYEGSLLFDKICELPEYYLTRTELAVLEDNMGNIIAEIPEEAIITELGNGNPVKIKLFFEALFQRQNRVQYTPIDISIQYMAQSMRRLIEQYPNLQITAIGGRYEDGIHFLQKTDVPKCILWLGSSIGNLTDNNAIDFLSKISRMMQPKDSLLIGMDMIKDWKIIDAAYNDAQGITAAFNMNLLRRINNSLDADFNLAQFRHEPVCNKAESRMESYITSCKDQQVSIRDLDMEVSFKENERIHVEVSCKYSEEKIATIADRSGLRLKSRWFDTRKWFSLNLFSPA